The nucleotide window AGACCGGTGAGCAGGGGCTCCAGGACGAGCTCGTGGCCATCGGCGAGCGGTACGGCGTGCGGCTGCTCGGGCCGAACATCTACGGCTACTACTCGACGTGGCACGACCTGTGCGCCACGTTCTGCACGCCCTACGACGTCAAGGGCGGCGTCGCCCTCACCTCGCAGTCCGGTGGCATCGGCATGGCCATCCTGGGGTTCGCGCGCACCACGAAGACGGGTGTCTCCGCGATCGTGGGGCTCGGCAACAAGTCGGACCTCGACGAGGACGACCTGCTGACCTGGTTCGGCGAGGACCCCAACACGAAGTGCATCGCCATGCACCTGGAGGACCTCAAGGACGGGCGCGCCTTCGTGGAGGCCGCCCGGGCAACCGTCCCCAAGAAGCCGGTGATCGTCCTCAAGGCGGGCCGTACGGCGGCCGGGGCCAGGGCCGCCGGCTCGCACACGGGCGCCCTCGCGGGCGACGACGCCGTGTACGAGGACATCCTCAAGCAGGCCGGGGTCATCCGGGCGCCCGGCCTGAACGAGATGCTGGAGTACGCGCGCGCGTTGCCGGTGCTTCCGGCGCCGCGGGGCGACAACATCGTGATCATCACGGGCGCCGGCGGCAGCGGCGTGCTGCTGTCCGACGCGGTGACCGACAACGGCCTGTCCCTGATGGAGATCCCGCCGGACCTGGACGCGTCCTTCAGGACGTTCATCCCGCCCTTCGGAGCCGCCGGCAACCCCGTGGACATCACGGGTGGCGAACCGCCGTCGACGTACGAGGCGACGATCCGGCTGGGTCTCGAGGACCCGCGGATCCACGCGCTGGTCCTCGGCTACTGGCACACCATCGTGACCCCTCCCATGGTCTTCGCCGAGCTCACCGCGCGCGTGGTGGCCGAGTTCAGGGAGCGCGGGATCGAGAAGCCCGTCGTGGCGTCGCTGGCGGGCGACGTGGAGGTCGAGGAGGCCTGCCAGTACCTCTTCGAGCACGGGGTCGTGGCCTACCCGTACACGACCGAGAAGCCGGTGGCGGTGCTCGGCGCGAAGTACCGGTGGGCCCGGGCGGCCGGGTTGCTGGGAGGCGGTTCATGACGTGACCCCGTGCGGGGGCGGGCCGACGGTGCGCGTCGGCCCGCCCCGGGACCCGTGCGCACACGAAAGGCATTTGGACAGGGGGCGCTGGCCAGATCTTTCGACGCGAGGGGTGCTACACGACATGACCACCACCGACATCACGACATCCGTCCCCTACAGGGAGGTGACGGACCGCAACGGCCGCCTGTACCGGCTCGGAGAGACCGACCGGGACATCATGGGGCGACCACGCTGGACCATGGTGCTCTTCCCCTGGATCGGCATGATGGGCATCAGCTCCTCGGAGTACGCGTTCACCTCCGCCGAGGAGACACTGCACGACGCCCACCTCTGGAACAGTGGGCACATCTTCTGGCTGATGGGCGTCTGGATCTTCTTCCAGGCGGCCGTGGCCTTCCCGGCCGGCCAGCTGCGCGAGAGCGGACGGCTGCCCGCGCGGTACGCCATGATGCTCGGCGCACTCGGCACGCTCCTGGGCTACCTCTCGCTGGCGTTCGCGCCGCACGTGATCGTCGCCTACATAGGTTTCGGCATGTTCAGCGGCATCGGCGCCGGACTCGTCTACGCGACCTGCGTGAACATGGTCGGCAAGTGGTACCCGGAGCGCAAGGGCGGCAAGACCGGCATGGTCAACGGCGGTTTCGCCTACGGCTCCGTGCCCTTCGTGTTCCTGTTCACCTCGTACATGGACCTGTCCAACTACAAGACGGTACTGGTCATGGTCGGCGTGATCTGCTGCGCGGTCGTCGCCTCGGCCGGCTGGTTCTTCAAGGACCCGCCGAAGAACTGGTGGCCCGGAGACGTCGACCCGCTGAAGACGTCGACCGACCCGCGGGTCGTGCGGGCACTGGCGAAGAACCCGCCGGCGGTCAAGCAGTACACACCGCGCGAGGCGGCCAGGACGCCTGTGCTGTGGATGATGTGGTTCTGCCTGCTGTGCACGGCCGGCATCAACATCTTCGGCATCGCCATGCAGGTCCCCTTCGGAAAGGAGATGGGCTTCGCGGGCGGCATCGTGGCCACGGCCATGTCGCTCAAGGCCATCGTCAACGGCACCGGACGGGGTGTCATCGGCTGGATCTCGGACCGCTACGGCCGCCGGAACACCCTCGTCATCGTCTGCGTCGTCCTCGGCTGCTCGCAGTTCGGCGTGTTCTTCTCCGGCAACATGGGCTCGATGCCGTTCTTCCTGATCTGCTCGATGGTCTCCGGTTTCGGCGGCGGTGCGATCTTCCCCCTGTTCGCGGCCATGACGGCGGACTACTTCGGGGAGAACAACAACGCCTCCAACTACGGCATGGTCTACAGCTCCAAGCTCATCTCGGGTCTCGTCGGCTCGGGTGTGGGAGCCGTCGTGGTGAGTTCCTGGGGCTACGGAGGCGCCTTCGCGCTGGCCGGCAGCATCGGTCTCGCTTCCGCGGTGCTGGCGCTCTTCCTCCGCGCGCCCGGCCGGCCCGGTGCCAAGCGCGTCGTGCCCAACCCGCATCCGATCGGGGAGGAGATGGCCTGAGCCGTACCGTCCACGCCGCACTCGTCCCCGTCCCCGCACTCGTCCCAGTCCCCGTCCCCGTCCCCATCCCTGTCCCCGGCGTCCTGGGGATCCCCGCGATCCGCTTCGAGTCCTCGAGAACGACGGCGGTCCTTCCCACACGGTGTGGGAAGGACCGCCCGTGGTGTGTCCTGGTTCAGTGGCGCTTCGAGCGGAGGGCCGCCAGGTTGTCGTAACTGATCTTGGCCTCGCGCAGCGACTGCGCGGGGTCGGTGGCGCTGGGCGAGTTGTCGTCCTCGACCATCGGATTGTGGTAGTTCCGCTCCCCGACCCGTGAGAAGAACGTGGTGTAGTCGATGACGCCCGTTCCGAAGGGCACCATGTCGTAGCCCATGCCGTTGGTGGTGCTCACGACACCGTCCTTGGCGTGGAACAGCGGGTAGCGCTTGTTGTGGCGGGCGACGAGCCCGGCCGGGTCGAAGACCTTCTCGCGGGTGGAGCCGTCGTGGGCGGTGTAGGTGTGGAACTTGTACTGGGCGACGTGCGCCCAGAAGATGTCCATCTCCAGCCAGACCAGCTTCGGGTCGGTGACCTTGAGGAAGTACTCCAGCTTGCGGATGCCGGAGCTTCGGGTGGGCCGGCCCTGGTCGTCCAGCGGTCCCCCGTCGAGCAGGAAGCCGTAGGCCGCGTCGTGGTTGTGCGTGTACAGCTTGATGCCCTCGCGGCGGGCGATCGCACCCAGCGCGTTCCACTTGTCGGCCGCCACGTCCCAGTCGGCCCGGTAGGAGCTGCCGGTGGGGTCGCCGCCGGTGCCCATGTGGTCCATGCCGAGGATGTTGGCGATCTCCAGGTGCTTCTTGAAGGTGTCCAGGTCGGTGCTGCTCAGCGGCCAGGAGGGCGGTATGAAACCGTGGTTGCCCTGGGCGCGCAGTCCGTAGTCGTCGAGCCAGGAGCGGAGCAGCTTGGCGCCCGCGGCCGACTCCAGGCTGGCGCCGCCGGGCGCGTTGGCGTGCTGGTTGTAGCCGGCGAACTCCACCTGGCGGTATCCGTGGCGGGCCAGCTGCTTGAAGACCTCGCGGAAGCCGGAGGGCAGGTCCGAGGCGAGCGGGTCGCGTGCCGTGGCGTCGCGGACGGTGTAGAGGATGATGCCGCGCTTGCCCGGCGGGACGAGGACGTGGCCCCGGCCGTGGTCGTGGCCGTGACCGTGACCTCTGCCCCGGTCCTGCGCCAGGGCGGGTGAGGCGCCGAGCACCGGGGCGGCGACCGCGCCGGCGGCGACGGCCGTGCAGGTGCTGAGGAAGCTGCGGCGGTTGACGCCGAGGGTGCGACGCAGGGCGTCGCCGGTTCCGGATTCGTCGTTGAACGCGGTCACGGTGTCTCTCTTTCGGGTAGGTGTCCGACCGGGTGCGGTAGGTGTCCGGCCTCGGCGGGTGCCGTGTCGTGCGGGGTTGTCCACAGGCCGGGCACACTGTCGGTGCCGTGTGGTTCACTTTTCGTGATCGCCCGTCCGGCCGGTCCCGGGTGCTGTCACCCGAGGCCGGCCAGGTCGAGCAACAGGGATTTCACATCAGTGGCCGCGACCCGGTCACCGACGGCGCGGGGGGTGGAGCAGATGATGAGCGGACCTTCGTCGTCGCTCAGGGGGAGGCGGCCGTGGCTGCCTCGGATAGGTGAGGGATCGAGGGGCACGACCGCCATGCGGTAGCGCATGCCGAGCTTCTTGCGGGCCAGTGCGCCCGCGGCCTTGACCTTGACGTACGGGTCGAGCGGGTCCATGAAGAGTTCGACCGGGTCGTAGCCGGGTTTGCGGTGGATCTCCACGAGCTGCGCGAAGTCGGGCGCGCGGGCGTCGTCGAGCCAGTAGTAGTACGTGAACCAGGCGTCGGGTTCCGCGACGGCGACGAGTTCGCCGGAGCGCGGGTGGTCGAGATGGTGGGCCTTCTTGCCCTCGTCGTCGAGGAGTTGCTCGATGCCGGGCAGATCGGCGAGCGCCGCCCTCGTGGCCTCCAGGTCCTCGGGGCGGCGTACGTAGACATGGGCGATCTGGTGGTCGGCGACGGCGAAGGCACGTGAGGCCATCGGGTCGAGGTACTCCATGCCGTCCTGTGTGTGCACCTCGAGGAGTCCGGCGCGGCGCAGTGCGCGGTTGATGTCGACGGGGCGGTCCGCGCGGGTGATGCCGTACTCGGACAGGGCGACGACGGTACGGCCTTCCGCGCGGGCGTCGTCGAGCAGGGGGGCCATGGCCCTGTCCAGGTCGGCGGCCGCTTTCAGGGAGCGCGGGTCGTCGGGGCCGAAGCGCTGCAGGTCGTAGTCGAGATGAGGGAGGTAGCACAGGGCCAGGTCCGGGCGGCGGGTGGCGATGACGTGACGGGTGGCGTCGATGATCCACTGGCTGGAGACGAGGTCGGCGCCGGGTCCCCAGAAGTGGAAGAGCGGGAATGTGCCGAGTTTCTCGGTGAGTTCGTCGTGCAGGGCCGGGGGCCGGGTGTAGCAGTCGGGTTCCTTGCGGCCGTCGGCGTAGTAGACGGGACGGGGGGTGACGGTGTAGTCGGTGTCGGCGCCCATGGCGTACCACCAGCAGATGTTGGCGACCGTGTAGCCGGGGTGGGCGCGTCGGGCGGCGTCCCAGAGCTTGTCCCCGGACACCAGGCCGTTGTGCTGGCGCCACAGGAGGACGTCACCGAGGTCGCGGAAGTACCAGCCGTTGCCGACGATGCCGTGTTCGGAAGGGTGGGTGCCGGTCAGGAAGGTGGACTGGGCGGCGCAGGTGACGGCGGGCAGGACGGTCCCGAGGTGGGCCTGTGAGCCGGACCGGGCGAGCGTCTTGAGGTGCGGCATGTGGTCGAGGAGACGGGGGGTGAGGCCGACCACGTCCAGGACGAGGAGAGGGGTGGGGGACGCGGGGCCGTCGGCGGTGGCGGGCTCGGCGGGGGCCGGGGCCGGCGCCTCGGCGGAGGTCTCGGCCGGGGTCTCGGGGGTGCTCACGGCAGCTCCTTCAGGCCGAGGTCCGTCAACAGGTCCCGGGCGAGGGTGAGTTCGGCGGCGATGCCGTCGGCGAGTTGGGCCCGTGCGCGAGGGCGCAGCTCCGGGGGCAGGGCCTGCCAGGTGTAGGTCTCGACCTCGAGATGGCGGGTGAGCGGGTGCGGGCCGCCGACCAGCCGGGCCAGCGTGTCCTTGAGCACGGGCAGCGTGGAGGTGAGGGGTGGCGCGGGGGCCGCGTGCAGCGGCACGTGGAAGTGGGCGCGCCACGGAGAGGCGTCGGGCAGGGTGTCCTCCTCGATGGCCTCGCCGAGGTCGTCGGTGCCGCGGAGTCCGGCGGCGGTGAGGGTGCGGGTCTGGTGCAGGAAGCGGGGTTCGTCGAAGGCGGCGAGGGCCTCGCGGACTTCGGGGAGGTGGGGGTGTTCGGCGTGCAGGGCGGCCGACAGCTGGGACTTGACGACGGGAATCCCGGCGGCGGCCAGCCGGTCCAGGGCGGTGTGCGGGTCTTCGAAGGAGGTGGCGAGGTGGCAGGTGTCGACGCAGATGCCGATGCGGTCACGGGCGATGGCGGTGAGCGGGGCGATGGCGTCGGCCGTGGTCTCGACGGTGCAGCCGGGTTCCGGTTCCAGGCCGACGCGGATGGAGCGTCCGGTCAGCTCCTCCAGTGCGTCGAGGCGTTCGGCGAGGGTGCGCAGGGCCGCGTGGGCCCGGGCGGCGCGGACGTCGTCGTACCCGGTGCGCCAGGCGAGCGGGAGCGTGGAGATGGTGCCCTCGGTGATGTCGTCGGGGAGCAGTCCGGCGAGGAGGCGGGCGAGGGCGGTGGTGTGGTCGAGCCGCTCGGGGTCGGCCCAGTCCGGCTTGTAGACGCGGTACTTGACCTCCTCGGCGCCGAAGCCCTCGTACGGGAAGCCGTTGAGGGTGACGACCTCGAGGCCCCGGCGGTCGAGTTCCGTGCGCAGGCCGCGGAGGGCGGACGGGTCGGTGACGAGGGCGCGGGCGGCGTCCTTGGCGAGCCACAGGCCGATGCCGAGCCGGTCGCGGCCGAGCCGTCTGCGTACCGGTTCGCAGTGGTCGCGGAGCTGGGCGCGGACGCCGTCCAGGGTCTCGGCGGGGTGCACGTTGGTGCAGTAGGCGAGGTGGACGGTGGAGCCGTCAGGGTGCCGGAAGCGCATCGGTCACGCCTCCGTGGTCGCGGTCGCGGTCTTCGGGACGCCGCGGAGGACGGAGTTGCCCTCGTGGGTGGCGTCCGTGCCGGCGACGTCGAGGTCGAGGCGGCCGCTGAGGCCGTAGAAGGCGACGGGGTTGCGCCACAGCACCCGGTCGACGTCGTCCTCGGTGAAACCGGCCTTCAGGAGGGCGTCGGCGACCTTGCGGGTCTTGAGCGGGTCGCTCTTGCCCCAGTCGGCCGCGGAGTTGACCAGTACCTTCTCCGGCCCGTACTCCTGCAGGACCGCGACCATCCGTTCCTCGTCCATCTTGGTGTCCGGATAGACCGAGAAGCCGAGCCAGCAGCCGCCGTCCTTGGCCTCCTTGACCGTGGTCTCGTTGAGGTGGTCGATCAGGACGTGGTCCAGGGGCAGCGCGGACTCGCGGACCACGTCCAGGGTGCGGCGCAGGCCCGCCAGCTTGTCGCGGTGGGGTGTGTGGACCAGCGCGGGCAGCCCGTGCTCGGCGGCGAGCTGGAGCTGTGCGGCCAGGGCGGTGTCCTCGGCGGGTGTCATCGAGTCGTAGCCGATCTCGCCGACGGCCACCACGTGGTCCTTGACGAGATACCGGGGCAGTTCGTCGAGGACGGGGACGCAGCGCGGGTCGTTGGCCTCTTTGGGGTTGAGGGCGATGGTGCAGTGGTGGGCGATGCCGTACTGGGCCGCGCGGAAGGGTTCCCAGCCGAGGAGGGCGTCGAAGTAGTCGAAGAAGGAGGCGGGAGAGGTGCGGGGCTGTCCCAGCCAGAAGGCGGGTTCGACGACGGCGCGGACGCCGGCCGCGTGCATGGCCTCGTAGTCGTCGGTGGTCCGTGACGTCATGTGGATGTGGGGGTCGAAGATGCGCATCAGGACTCCTTGCCGTCGGGGCCGTGCGTGCCGTCCGTTCCGCTTGTTCCGCCCGTGCTGCCAGGGGCGGTCGGATCGTCCGGCGCGTCGGCTCCGGTGGGGGTGGCCGGGTGGCCGGTGAGGGCCAGGACGCGGTACAGGTCACGGGGGACGGGGCGGTCGGCGGCCCGGCGCTCGTCGGCGTAGCCGCCGAGCATGCGGGCCAGTTCGGTGTCGGCGCGGGCACGGCGCGGCAGGTCGGCCACGGAGTCCACGGGGACGCCGGTGAACAGACACTTCAGGACGGCGTGCCGCCAGTTGTGGGCGTCCAGGTGCCGGGCGGCGTAGGGCCCGACGGCGGCGGCCACCAGCCGGGTGTCGTTGGTGCGCAGGGCGTCCTCGACGACCGGCAGGGCCTCCGGGCCGTCCACGAGGTGGGGCAGTGCCCCCAGGACGGCGCGGCGTTCGTCGGCCGTGCCGTGGCGGTAGACGCGGGCGAGGGTCGGGGCGTCGGCCCGGGCCGCGTGCAGGAGCAGGACGCGGGCCGCCTCCGCGTGCTCGGGTCCGCAGCGGCGACCCGCCTCGGCGATCCGCAGCTCCCACACGGGGAGGGGGCCGTGGGTGCCGGGGTGGGCGGCCGCCTCGTCGAGGGCCTGGTCCAGCCAGGCCCGGGCGGCACCGCCGAGAGCGGAGTTCAGACGGGTGTGAAGGGTGGTGAGGACGGGCGGGGTCTCCATCGCGGAGGCGGGAGCTGTGCGGGCGGTGCCGGGGGCGTCGTGGAGGTCGTTCACGGGGTTCTCCCTTCGGAGGCGGCGGGGTCCTCACCGGGGACGGCCGGTCGGGGGGTGTCCTGGGGGACGGTGGCGGAGGCGGCGTGCCGGAGGAACGGGAGGGACTCCTGGGCGAAGTGCGGACCGGCGTGGGAGTGGCGAGGCAGTTCGACGGAGACCAGACCCCGGTAGCCGGTGGTGGCGAGGGCTTCGAGTACGGGCGGGAAGTCGATCTCCCCGTCGCCGAAGGGCAGGTGTTCATGGACACCGCGGCGCATGTCCTCGATCTGGACGTGCCGCAGCCAGGGCGCGGCCTCGCGTACGCAGTCGGCGGGTGAGCGCGGTTCGAGGCACTGGCAGTGGCCGATGTCGAGGGTGAGCCCGAGGGCGTCCGGGCTGCCGAGGGTGGTGCGCAGGCGGTGGAAGTCGTCGAGGGTGGCGAGGAGGTGACCGGGCTCGGGTTCGACGGCGAGGGGGATGCCGGCGGCGGTGGCCGCGTCGAGGACGGGGGTGAGGGCTTCGGCCAGACGTTTCCAGGCGGCGTCCCGAGCCACCGTCCCGTCCGGATCCCCGCCCGGGCCCTCGCCCGCGCCCGGATCCCCGCCCGGGCCCTCGCCCGCGCCCGGGTCACCGCCCGGGTCACCGCCCGGGTCCTCCGCGCCGGGCGCGCCGACCACCTCGGCCGTCTCCTTCGGGAGGATGCCGCTGAAGCAGTGCACCGCGTGGGCGCCGAGTTCCTCCGCGATCCGGACGGCGCGGACGAGGAGGTCGACGCGCCGGGCCCGTCGGTCCGGGTCCGGGTCGAGGAGGGACGGGCCGTGCTTGCGCCTCGGGTCGAGTATGTAGCGGGCGCCGGTCTCTAGGGTGACGCCCAGGCCGAGTTCGTCCAGTCTGCGGGCGATCCGGCTCGTGCGGGCCGCGAGATCGGGGGCGAACGGGTCGAGGTGCATGTGGTCGAGGGTCAGCCCCACGCCGTCGTAGCCGAGGTCGGCGAGGAGGGAGAGGGCGTCGTCCAGGCGCAGATCGGTCAGACCGTTGGTGCCGTAGGAGAAGCGGAGGGGGTGGGGGGCAGGTCGGGCGGCGTGCGGGCTCGGCTGGGGGTTCATGTCACGCTCACCTTCCGGCCGAACCGGCGGGCGGCCGGTGCGAGGGCCGCTGTCAGCAAGGCGGTGACGGGGGCTCCGGACCGCGCGGCGAGGGCCGCCTGGAGCGGGATCATGGCTCGGATGCCGCCGCCGACGGCCCGCTGGGTGAGCGGGGGCGACGGGTTGAGGGCGGCGTGGAGGAGGGGGCGGGCGGAGGTCACGGCGTAGAGGGCGGTGAGCGCTCCGCTCAGGGTGGCGATGTCCAGGGTGATTCTTCTGCGCGCAGGCTCCCCGAAGGGGGCCGCCCTGGAGTCGGGAGGTCTGAAGGATGAGGCCGCTCGGAGGGCGGAGGGTCTT belongs to Streptomyces sp. V3I8 and includes:
- a CDS encoding acetate--CoA ligase family protein, encoding MAEDRVLRVRALLDSVRASGRTALTAPEGKVVADAYAIAVPGEELATDVDEAVAYAARFGGPVVMKIVSPDILHKTDAGGVIVGVEGAADVRAAFHKIIDNARAYDAKARIEGVQVQELLPQGQEVIVGAVTDPTFGKVVAFGLGGVLVEVLKDVTFRLAPVDPDEALSMLDSIRAAEILRGVRGAPAVDRWAVAEQIRRVSELVSDFPEIAEVDLNPVIATPEGAMAADIRVILAESVPKPRRKYGRDEILVSMRRLMQPSSVAVIGASNEQGKIGNSVMRNLVDGGFSGEIHPVNPRADDILGRKAYKSVTDVPGEVDVAVFAIPAKFVAAALEEVGRKGIPNAVLIPSGFAETGEQGLQDELVAIGERYGVRLLGPNIYGYYSTWHDLCATFCTPYDVKGGVALTSQSGGIGMAILGFARTTKTGVSAIVGLGNKSDLDEDDLLTWFGEDPNTKCIAMHLEDLKDGRAFVEAARATVPKKPVIVLKAGRTAAGARAAGSHTGALAGDDAVYEDILKQAGVIRAPGLNEMLEYARALPVLPAPRGDNIVIITGAGGSGVLLSDAVTDNGLSLMEIPPDLDASFRTFIPPFGAAGNPVDITGGEPPSTYEATIRLGLEDPRIHALVLGYWHTIVTPPMVFAELTARVVAEFRERGIEKPVVASLAGDVEVEEACQYLFEHGVVAYPYTTEKPVAVLGAKYRWARAAGLLGGGS
- a CDS encoding OFA family MFS transporter is translated as MTTTDITTSVPYREVTDRNGRLYRLGETDRDIMGRPRWTMVLFPWIGMMGISSSEYAFTSAEETLHDAHLWNSGHIFWLMGVWIFFQAAVAFPAGQLRESGRLPARYAMMLGALGTLLGYLSLAFAPHVIVAYIGFGMFSGIGAGLVYATCVNMVGKWYPERKGGKTGMVNGGFAYGSVPFVFLFTSYMDLSNYKTVLVMVGVICCAVVASAGWFFKDPPKNWWPGDVDPLKTSTDPRVVRALAKNPPAVKQYTPREAARTPVLWMMWFCLLCTAGINIFGIAMQVPFGKEMGFAGGIVATAMSLKAIVNGTGRGVIGWISDRYGRRNTLVIVCVVLGCSQFGVFFSGNMGSMPFFLICSMVSGFGGGAIFPLFAAMTADYFGENNNASNYGMVYSSKLISGLVGSGVGAVVVSSWGYGGAFALAGSIGLASAVLALFLRAPGRPGAKRVVPNPHPIGEEMA
- a CDS encoding sugar phosphate isomerase/epimerase, translated to MTAFNDESGTGDALRRTLGVNRRSFLSTCTAVAAGAVAAPVLGASPALAQDRGRGHGHGHDHGRGHVLVPPGKRGIILYTVRDATARDPLASDLPSGFREVFKQLARHGYRQVEFAGYNQHANAPGGASLESAAGAKLLRSWLDDYGLRAQGNHGFIPPSWPLSSTDLDTFKKHLEIANILGMDHMGTGGDPTGSSYRADWDVAADKWNALGAIARREGIKLYTHNHDAAYGFLLDGGPLDDQGRPTRSSGIRKLEYFLKVTDPKLVWLEMDIFWAHVAQYKFHTYTAHDGSTREKVFDPAGLVARHNKRYPLFHAKDGVVSTTNGMGYDMVPFGTGVIDYTTFFSRVGERNYHNPMVEDDNSPSATDPAQSLREAKISYDNLAALRSKRH
- a CDS encoding alkaline phosphatase family protein, coding for MSTPETPAETSAEAPAPAPAEPATADGPASPTPLLVLDVVGLTPRLLDHMPHLKTLARSGSQAHLGTVLPAVTCAAQSTFLTGTHPSEHGIVGNGWYFRDLGDVLLWRQHNGLVSGDKLWDAARRAHPGYTVANICWWYAMGADTDYTVTPRPVYYADGRKEPDCYTRPPALHDELTEKLGTFPLFHFWGPGADLVSSQWIIDATRHVIATRRPDLALCYLPHLDYDLQRFGPDDPRSLKAAADLDRAMAPLLDDARAEGRTVVALSEYGITRADRPVDINRALRRAGLLEVHTQDGMEYLDPMASRAFAVADHQIAHVYVRRPEDLEATRAALADLPGIEQLLDDEGKKAHHLDHPRSGELVAVAEPDAWFTYYYWLDDARAPDFAQLVEIHRKPGYDPVELFMDPLDPYVKVKAAGALARKKLGMRYRMAVVPLDPSPIRGSHGRLPLSDDEGPLIICSTPRAVGDRVAATDVKSLLLDLAGLG
- the eboE gene encoding metabolite traffic protein EboE → MRFRHPDGSTVHLAYCTNVHPAETLDGVRAQLRDHCEPVRRRLGRDRLGIGLWLAKDAARALVTDPSALRGLRTELDRRGLEVVTLNGFPYEGFGAEEVKYRVYKPDWADPERLDHTTALARLLAGLLPDDITEGTISTLPLAWRTGYDDVRAARAHAALRTLAERLDALEELTGRSIRVGLEPEPGCTVETTADAIAPLTAIARDRIGICVDTCHLATSFEDPHTALDRLAAAGIPVVKSQLSAALHAEHPHLPEVREALAAFDEPRFLHQTRTLTAAGLRGTDDLGEAIEEDTLPDASPWRAHFHVPLHAAPAPPLTSTLPVLKDTLARLVGGPHPLTRHLEVETYTWQALPPELRPRARAQLADGIAAELTLARDLLTDLGLKELP
- a CDS encoding TatD family hydrolase → MRIFDPHIHMTSRTTDDYEAMHAAGVRAVVEPAFWLGQPRTSPASFFDYFDALLGWEPFRAAQYGIAHHCTIALNPKEANDPRCVPVLDELPRYLVKDHVVAVGEIGYDSMTPAEDTALAAQLQLAAEHGLPALVHTPHRDKLAGLRRTLDVVRESALPLDHVLIDHLNETTVKEAKDGGCWLGFSVYPDTKMDEERMVAVLQEYGPEKVLVNSAADWGKSDPLKTRKVADALLKAGFTEDDVDRVLWRNPVAFYGLSGRLDLDVAGTDATHEGNSVLRGVPKTATATTEA
- a CDS encoding EboA domain-containing protein, with product METPPVLTTLHTRLNSALGGAARAWLDQALDEAAAHPGTHGPLPVWELRIAEAGRRCGPEHAEAARVLLLHAARADAPTLARVYRHGTADERRAVLGALPHLVDGPEALPVVEDALRTNDTRLVAAAVGPYAARHLDAHNWRHAVLKCLFTGVPVDSVADLPRRARADTELARMLGGYADERRAADRPVPRDLYRVLALTGHPATPTGADAPDDPTAPGSTGGTSGTDGTHGPDGKES
- a CDS encoding sugar phosphate isomerase/epimerase; the protein is MNPQPSPHAARPAPHPLRFSYGTNGLTDLRLDDALSLLADLGYDGVGLTLDHMHLDPFAPDLAARTSRIARRLDELGLGVTLETGARYILDPRRKHGPSLLDPDPDRRARRVDLLVRAVRIAEELGAHAVHCFSGILPKETAEVVGAPGAEDPGGDPGGDPGAGEGPGGDPGAGEGPGGDPDGTVARDAAWKRLAEALTPVLDAATAAGIPLAVEPEPGHLLATLDDFHRLRTTLGSPDALGLTLDIGHCQCLEPRSPADCVREAAPWLRHVQIEDMRRGVHEHLPFGDGEIDFPPVLEALATTGYRGLVSVELPRHSHAGPHFAQESLPFLRHAASATVPQDTPRPAVPGEDPAASEGRTP